One genomic window of Terriglobales bacterium includes the following:
- the dps gene encoding DNA starvation/stationary phase protection protein Dps yields MATAVRERTFHTSIDIPEKKRLELIDLLNARLADTLDLKTQAKQAHWNVKGREFFQLHELFDSLATHLEGHSDLIAERVTALGGTALGTTRIAAATSTIPEYDLDAVKGEEHVRALVQRLAKVAAAARKAIERASELGDQGTADLFTEIVRDADKDLWFLEAHLQG; encoded by the coding sequence ATGGCAACCGCTGTTCGCGAACGCACCTTTCATACTTCCATCGACATTCCCGAGAAGAAGCGGCTGGAGTTGATCGACCTGCTGAATGCCCGCCTGGCCGATACCCTGGACCTGAAGACCCAGGCCAAGCAGGCCCACTGGAACGTCAAGGGCCGCGAATTCTTCCAATTGCACGAGCTGTTTGACTCCCTGGCTACCCATCTCGAAGGCCATTCCGACCTCATCGCCGAGCGTGTCACCGCGCTGGGCGGGACGGCCCTGGGCACCACCCGCATCGCCGCCGCAACCTCCACCATCCCCGAGTATGACCTGGACGCGGTGAAGGGCGAAGAGCATGTGCGCGCGCTGGTGCAGCGACTGGCCAAGGTGGCCGCCGCCGCACGCAAGGCTATCGAGCGCGCCTCCGAACTCGGCGACCAGGGTACCGCCGACCTGTTCACTGAGATCGTGCGCGACGCCGACAAGGACCTATGGTTCCTGGAGGCGCACCTGCAGGGCTGA
- a CDS encoding glucose-6-phosphate isomerase, translating to MKAALQFSYQNATESVVGAEGLHPGDLDQAAALAALDAFRKRVDSGEIGFPNLPDDRTTIRAVSEFAADTRGEVDDVLVVGIGGSALGAYALDAALRGPHPVQIAPGVKGKRREPRPRLVVLDNVDPGFIAAALQRVNPKRTLACVIAKSGSTAESLSTFLIVREWMEKALGKRTRARIVAVTDAQKGDLLAIAKQERYPLFFVPGNVGGRFSVFTPVGLLPAALIGLDIGKLMRGAGDANLLAWSRDFDHNLALTSAAVHHALHTKRGKAIEVVYAYSSYLWGAAFWYRQLWAESLGKRVNRKGEVVETGQTPVAALGVTDQHSQSQLYMEGPRDKMITFWAVKKPRADVRIPRAFAKFDSCGYLGGKKLSELFHAEMRATEAALTEAGRPNCRWTLPVVDEYTVGAFFQTLEFQTAFAGELYGVDAFDQPGVELGKKLTYGLLGRKGYEEFAKRVK from the coding sequence ATGAAAGCTGCTCTGCAATTCTCCTATCAGAACGCGACGGAATCGGTGGTGGGGGCGGAGGGGCTGCATCCCGGCGACCTCGACCAGGCGGCGGCCCTGGCGGCGCTCGACGCCTTCCGCAAGCGCGTCGATTCCGGCGAGATCGGCTTTCCCAACCTGCCCGACGACCGCACCACCATCCGCGCCGTCTCCGAATTCGCCGCCGACACGCGCGGCGAGGTGGACGACGTGCTCGTGGTCGGCATCGGCGGCTCGGCTCTGGGAGCGTACGCCCTCGACGCGGCCCTGCGCGGCCCCCATCCCGTCCAGATCGCGCCGGGCGTGAAGGGCAAGCGGCGCGAGCCGCGCCCGCGCCTGGTCGTGCTCGATAACGTCGATCCCGGCTTCATCGCCGCCGCGCTGCAGCGGGTGAACCCCAAGCGGACACTCGCCTGCGTGATCGCCAAATCGGGTTCGACGGCGGAGTCGCTGTCCACCTTCCTGATCGTTCGCGAGTGGATGGAGAAAGCGCTGGGCAAGCGCACGCGCGCGCGCATCGTAGCCGTCACCGACGCCCAGAAAGGCGACCTGCTGGCCATCGCCAAACAGGAGCGGTACCCGCTGTTCTTCGTTCCCGGCAATGTCGGCGGGCGCTTCAGCGTGTTCACCCCAGTGGGGCTGCTGCCCGCGGCGCTCATTGGCCTCGACATCGGCAAGCTGATGCGCGGCGCTGGCGACGCCAACCTGCTCGCCTGGTCGCGCGACTTCGATCACAACCTCGCCTTGACGTCGGCGGCGGTGCACCACGCTCTGCACACCAAGCGCGGCAAGGCGATCGAAGTCGTCTACGCCTATTCCTCGTATCTCTGGGGCGCGGCCTTCTGGTACCGCCAGCTCTGGGCCGAAAGCCTGGGCAAGCGCGTGAACCGCAAAGGTGAGGTCGTGGAGACCGGGCAGACGCCGGTGGCGGCGCTGGGTGTCACTGACCAGCACTCGCAGTCGCAGCTCTACATGGAAGGGCCGCGCGACAAGATGATCACTTTCTGGGCGGTGAAGAAGCCGCGCGCCGACGTGAGGATCCCGCGCGCCTTCGCCAAGTTCGATTCCTGCGGGTACCTCGGCGGCAAGAAACTGTCCGAGCTCTTCCACGCCGAGATGCGCGCCACCGAGGCCGCGCTCACCGAGGCTGGGCGTCCCAACTGCCGCTGGACCCTGCCCGTCGTGGATGAATATACCGTCGGCGCATTCTTCCAGACGCTCGAATTCCAGACCGCCTTCGCCGGGGAGCTCTACGGCGTGGATGCCTTCGACCAGCCCGGCGTGGAGCTGGGCAAGAAGCTGACCTACGGGCTGCTGGGGCGCAAGGGCTATGAGGAATTCGCGAAGCGTGTGAAGTGA
- a CDS encoding RDD family protein — MACPLCGERCTCSQVDPAAKSGSHVAVLIDPDRFTDSEQQFLASLDAPPEVSSLPDHRDACDSPWREEVASRVDAFRAKRGRRRPDPSSVLSFDFDAPAAPLQADSTLAVPAKPGWEESSTVVTMPAPVVSEPKVIEFPRSAEVIAEELAEPIIETPRILEAPPEAVAPPEFGGVSLAPITLEEHAVEVELEPMHLRVAARGLRIFAGLVDAFLVLTAAGLFAAIFVQMAESVPHTRMALALASVIPSFFWAVYHYLFLVHGSGTPGMGLANLRLSTFEGKRVTIEQRRNRALALALSCISVGFGFIWALFDPDGLCWHDKITRTYLTQRSY; from the coding sequence GCTGCCAAGTCGGGCAGTCATGTCGCCGTCCTCATCGACCCTGACCGGTTCACCGACTCCGAGCAGCAGTTCCTGGCCAGCCTGGACGCACCGCCCGAAGTCAGCTCACTGCCCGACCACCGTGATGCCTGCGATTCCCCGTGGCGCGAGGAAGTGGCCTCGCGCGTGGACGCCTTTCGCGCCAAGCGCGGCCGCCGCCGTCCCGATCCCAGCTCGGTGCTGAGCTTCGACTTCGACGCGCCCGCGGCGCCCCTCCAGGCCGACAGCACGCTCGCCGTCCCCGCAAAGCCAGGATGGGAGGAGTCGAGCACCGTTGTCACCATGCCGGCGCCGGTGGTCTCCGAACCCAAGGTCATCGAGTTCCCGCGCTCGGCCGAGGTCATAGCCGAGGAACTGGCCGAGCCCATCATTGAGACCCCGCGCATCCTGGAAGCGCCTCCCGAGGCCGTGGCCCCGCCGGAGTTTGGCGGCGTGTCGCTGGCCCCCATCACCCTGGAGGAGCACGCGGTCGAGGTGGAGCTGGAACCCATGCACCTGCGGGTGGCGGCGCGCGGCCTGCGTATCTTCGCCGGGCTGGTGGACGCTTTCCTGGTGCTGACCGCCGCCGGCCTGTTCGCCGCCATCTTCGTGCAGATGGCGGAGAGCGTGCCCCACACGCGCATGGCCCTGGCCCTGGCCTCAGTCATCCCCAGCTTTTTCTGGGCGGTGTATCACTACTTGTTCCTGGTGCACGGGAGCGGTACTCCCGGCATGGGCCTGGCGAACCTCCGCCTGAGCACCTTCGAAGGGAAGCGGGTCACCATCGAGCAGCGGCGCAACCGCGCCCTGGCCCTGGCCCTGTCGTGCATTTCGGTGGGATTTGGCTTCATCTGGGCGCTCTTTGACCCCGACGGCCTGTGCTGGCACGACAAGATCACCCGCACCTACCTGACCCAGCGCAGCTACTGA
- a CDS encoding cupin domain-containing protein, translating into MRTPNAAFAAVLVVASLAGTLAIHGQSAPQAPAVKRNILLKQDMKTPGYEAVMAAVELPPGSAEGKHTHPAEVYVFVQEGTILLELAGKPDATLKAGDIFYVAPGQVHQAINKGQGTARLAAVFVAEKGKPLTTKAE; encoded by the coding sequence ATGAGAACGCCTAACGCAGCATTCGCCGCCGTCCTGGTGGTCGCCAGCCTAGCCGGAACGCTTGCCATCCACGGCCAGAGCGCTCCCCAGGCCCCGGCCGTGAAGAGGAACATTCTTCTGAAGCAGGACATGAAGACCCCGGGGTATGAGGCGGTGATGGCCGCCGTCGAGTTGCCTCCCGGCTCGGCTGAAGGGAAGCACACCCATCCGGCGGAGGTGTACGTGTTCGTGCAGGAAGGCACCATTCTGCTCGAGCTCGCGGGCAAGCCCGACGCGACCCTCAAGGCCGGCGATATCTTCTATGTCGCTCCTGGCCAGGTCCACCAGGCGATCAACAAAGGACAGGGCACCGCCAGGCTGGCTGCCGTGTTCGTCGCGGAAAAGGGCAAACCACTGACCACCAAGGCAGAGTAG